A genomic segment from Bacteroidia bacterium encodes:
- the tilS gene encoding tRNA lysidine(34) synthetase TilS, which produces MSTNFLQNFQEFVKEKNLFTHDSHLLVAVSGGVDSVVLCHLLSKSGYSFAMAHCNFNLRGKESEEDAAFVVRLAGQLGKEVHVKKFREEEVTQMPGHSTQMAARELRYQWFAELLRDHNYDLLATAHHLDDQAETMLLNLTKGTGIRGLHGILPLHPPLVRPLLFASKDDILQYAEKKNLASRHDASNDELKYQRNLIRLQVLPVLRQINPSLGQGLDETASRLQFAEHVFHTALHHLQDELFQPHEDGYTISLEALQLLPHCQHFLFEWLHPFGFTAGMAAEAVELITSQPGRKITSATHQLIRDREYLFLRPLPANGAELAEVQITKEMENVRFGNRDFEISVVAASAIADLKNPEVAYLDLEKLQFPLVMRQWQPGDAFQPFGMNAHKKLSDYLTNEKVSVVEKQEIPVITSSGKIAWVAGLRVDQSFALASSSKQALKIKLTR; this is translated from the coding sequence ATGTCTACGAACTTCCTTCAAAATTTTCAAGAATTTGTTAAAGAGAAAAATCTGTTTACGCATGACAGCCATCTGCTTGTGGCCGTAAGCGGGGGCGTAGATTCCGTGGTGCTGTGTCACCTGCTGTCCAAATCAGGATATTCCTTTGCGATGGCCCACTGCAACTTTAATTTACGCGGAAAAGAATCAGAAGAGGATGCGGCCTTTGTAGTGCGCCTGGCTGGACAACTCGGTAAAGAGGTCCACGTAAAGAAATTCAGGGAAGAGGAAGTGACGCAAATGCCCGGACATTCCACCCAAATGGCTGCACGGGAACTGCGCTACCAATGGTTTGCAGAACTGCTCAGAGACCACAATTACGATCTGCTGGCTACCGCACACCATCTGGATGACCAGGCTGAGACCATGCTGCTGAACCTGACCAAAGGAACAGGGATCCGGGGATTGCATGGCATTCTGCCGCTGCATCCTCCGCTTGTGCGGCCCCTGCTTTTTGCTTCCAAAGATGACATTCTGCAATATGCAGAAAAGAAGAACCTCGCTTCCCGCCATGATGCCAGCAATGACGAACTTAAATATCAGCGAAACCTCATCCGGCTGCAGGTGCTGCCCGTTTTACGGCAAATAAATCCTTCCCTGGGCCAGGGCCTGGATGAAACAGCTTCCCGCCTTCAGTTTGCTGAACACGTGTTTCATACTGCGCTCCACCATTTGCAGGATGAACTTTTTCAACCGCATGAAGACGGATATACCATTTCGCTGGAGGCGCTGCAGTTGTTGCCTCATTGCCAGCATTTCCTTTTTGAATGGCTGCATCCCTTTGGTTTTACAGCAGGAATGGCAGCAGAAGCGGTGGAATTGATAACCAGCCAGCCGGGGAGGAAAATTACCTCAGCCACCCATCAATTGATCCGTGACCGGGAATACCTCTTCCTGCGGCCGCTGCCTGCAAATGGCGCAGAACTCGCAGAAGTACAAATCACGAAGGAAATGGAGAATGTACGGTTCGGAAACCGGGACTTTGAAATTTCGGTAGTTGCAGCTTCAGCAATTGCGGATCTGAAAAACCCTGAAGTCGCTTACCTAGATCTCGAAAAACTGCAATTCCCATTGGTAATGCGCCAATGGCAACCGGGAGATGCATTTCAACCTTTTGGAATGAATGCGCACAAAAAATTGAGTGATTACCTGACTAACGAGAAAGTATCGGTGGTGGAAAAACAGGAAATTCCCGTCATCACCTCTTCCGGCAAAATAGCCTGGGTGGCCGGGCTGCGCGTTGACCAATCATTCGCGCTTGCTTCTTCTTCAAAACAAGCCCTGAAAATTAAACTGACCCGATAA
- a CDS encoding T9SS type A sorting domain-containing protein, which produces MKHLITVFLSLTILYTANTQSVIFEKSYDFGDLIFCTSIIGTDDGGFLITGDRRKPDQTFTNILIKTEEHGDTLWTKELKYYSEFYTSKIIKAQDGSYTFCGTIRKTHSSSEDVYVANFDQDGNLNWDNAFSIGFGTFMGMGIRELKAGGYILSVGSPPVTPGSADAGFLVKLNAAGDTLWTRRFDAIPPKNYFLPVDVVETSDGGFVMGGSSGQALRLIKTNSNGKLQWNKHYDHISADAASIVEDSNGDLIICSVTDSIDTTGNDIYLFRVNNEGEMIWNKIIGDSGDDYGFKIIQDAKDNGFIITGMRTPDTSTASYIYFAKLDGGGNIKCENTFGPPNSLGFDITPTSDGNLMIIGFKNLFSVPDVNKIFIAKISNCEISRMEERQRFNTLDIFPNPVAENMQVNLPEGNGNLKLEISDARGKVLKVQELNSSNSTVSIRNLPEGIYFLKAHTRKGEVFTNKIVIRK; this is translated from the coding sequence ATGAAACATTTAATAACTGTTTTCCTGAGCCTGACGATCTTATATACAGCAAACACCCAGTCAGTGATTTTTGAGAAGTCGTATGACTTCGGGGATTTGATTTTCTGTACCTCTATAATTGGGACTGATGATGGGGGATTTCTGATAACCGGGGACAGACGGAAGCCTGATCAGACTTTCACGAATATCCTGATAAAAACTGAGGAGCATGGTGACACCCTCTGGACTAAGGAACTTAAATACTATTCTGAATTCTATACAAGCAAAATTATCAAAGCTCAGGATGGCTCCTACACATTTTGTGGAACGATCAGGAAAACCCACTCATCATCAGAAGATGTATATGTGGCGAATTTTGACCAGGATGGAAACCTGAACTGGGACAATGCGTTTTCAATAGGTTTTGGAACGTTCATGGGTATGGGCATACGTGAATTAAAAGCTGGTGGGTATATCCTCTCCGTGGGTTCACCACCTGTTACTCCGGGCTCAGCGGATGCTGGTTTTCTGGTTAAACTGAACGCTGCCGGAGACACTCTCTGGACCCGCAGGTTCGATGCTATTCCACCTAAAAATTACTTTTTACCGGTTGATGTAGTTGAAACCAGCGATGGAGGATTCGTAATGGGAGGTAGCAGCGGTCAGGCCTTGCGTCTGATCAAAACCAACAGTAATGGAAAATTGCAATGGAACAAACATTATGATCATATAAGTGCAGATGCTGCTTCAATCGTGGAAGACAGCAACGGGGATCTGATTATCTGTTCCGTAACCGATTCCATTGATACCACGGGTAATGATATTTATTTGTTTCGTGTTAATAACGAGGGTGAAATGATATGGAATAAAATAATTGGAGATTCCGGGGATGATTATGGATTTAAAATTATACAAGATGCCAAAGACAACGGATTTATAATAACCGGGATGCGTACGCCTGATACTTCAACTGCTTCATATATTTATTTTGCAAAATTAGATGGAGGTGGCAATATTAAATGTGAAAATACCTTCGGGCCGCCAAATTCATTAGGGTTTGATATTACACCAACTTCTGATGGGAATTTGATGATAATCGGTTTTAAGAATTTATTTTCAGTTCCTGATGTAAATAAAATATTTATAGCAAAGATTTCCAATTGCGAAATTTCACGAATGGAAGAAAGGCAGAGATTCAATACCCTGGACATTTTTCCAAATCCTGTAGCTGAAAACATGCAAGTGAACCTTCCGGAGGGCAATGGCAATTTAAAGCTAGAAATATCAGATGCCAGGGGAAAAGTTTTAAAAGTGCAGGAATTAAATTCTTCAAATTCCACTGTTTCAATACGGAATTTGCCGGAGGGTATTTATTTCCTCAAAGCGCATACACGCAAAGGTGAAGTGTTTACCAACAAGATAGTGATCCGGAAATAA
- a CDS encoding metallophosphoesterase, with amino-acid sequence MSRSIPFLAVVIILMLLIDIYVFQALRTVTNESSLFTRRIVYTAFWTLTTLSLSVILAALLTDFTSWPKLYRTYLPALVLVLYISKIPALLFIFTDDLWRGMQWVVHLFYEGTERIQQGDIAGPKISRSQFLNIAALMASGFLFSTFFYGMVRGAYDFRVKRIKIRLPNLPGNFDGMKIVQISDIHTGSFTTNNPLEKAVKLINRQKADMVFFTGDLVNNVSQEAERFKSTLSGVQADEGIYSILGNHDYGDYAQWPSEKEKHENLERMKAIHREMGWTLLLDENRIVTRAGEKMAVLGVQNWSANTRFRKYGNLATAHAGTEDIPFKLLLSHDPSHWGAEVTEKYHDIDVTFSGHTHGMQFGIDIPGLKWSPVQYVYKQWSGLYEKGRQMLYVNRGLGFLGYPGRVGMWPEITVFEFSRG; translated from the coding sequence TTGTCCAGAAGCATTCCCTTCCTTGCAGTCGTCATTATCCTCATGCTGCTCATTGATATTTACGTTTTCCAGGCACTGCGCACCGTCACGAATGAATCATCACTTTTTACCAGAAGAATCGTCTATACCGCGTTCTGGACCCTCACCACCCTTTCCCTGAGCGTGATCCTGGCCGCCCTGTTGACTGATTTTACATCCTGGCCCAAACTCTACAGAACCTATCTCCCGGCCCTGGTGCTGGTGCTTTATATTTCAAAAATACCTGCTCTGCTGTTCATATTTACCGATGACCTGTGGCGGGGAATGCAGTGGGTAGTCCATCTTTTTTATGAAGGCACCGAGCGGATCCAGCAAGGTGATATTGCCGGACCAAAAATTTCTCGTTCCCAATTCCTGAATATTGCAGCCCTCATGGCTAGTGGATTCCTCTTTAGCACATTTTTCTACGGAATGGTGAGGGGAGCGTATGACTTCCGGGTGAAGCGCATAAAGATCCGGCTGCCTAACCTCCCCGGCAATTTTGACGGAATGAAGATCGTGCAGATCTCCGATATCCATACCGGAAGCTTCACTACCAATAATCCGTTGGAAAAGGCCGTAAAGCTCATCAACCGGCAGAAGGCGGATATGGTATTTTTTACCGGAGACTTGGTGAATAACGTAAGCCAGGAGGCCGAACGATTCAAGAGCACACTCTCGGGAGTGCAGGCTGATGAAGGCATTTATTCCATTCTCGGCAACCATGACTATGGTGATTACGCCCAATGGCCCAGCGAAAAAGAAAAGCATGAGAATTTGGAGCGGATGAAAGCCATCCACCGGGAAATGGGCTGGACGCTGCTGCTTGACGAAAACCGCATCGTGACACGTGCAGGAGAAAAAATGGCCGTATTGGGTGTGCAGAACTGGAGTGCCAATACAAGGTTCAGAAAATATGGCAACCTGGCCACAGCCCATGCCGGGACGGAAGACATACCCTTTAAACTGCTGCTCTCGCACGATCCATCTCACTGGGGCGCTGAGGTAACAGAAAAGTATCATGACATTGACGTTACCTTCTCCGGGCATACGCACGGCATGCAGTTCGGCATTGATATTCCCGGCCTGAAATGGAGCCCCGTGCAATATGTTTACAAGCAGTGGTCGGGATTGTATGAAAAAGGCAGACAGATGCTTTACGTAAACCGGGGCCTCGGCTTTTTAGGCTACCCCGGCCGCGTAGGAATGTGGCCGGAAATCACGGTCTTTGAATTCAGCAGAGGATAA
- a CDS encoding SDR family oxidoreductase: MNLKNAKVLVTGGSKGIGKATAKMLAEAGAKVVITARHEQPLNEAAKEIGAYPIVMDMAIQEDIDRSFDEAVSHLGGLDILINNAGIGGRANLQELKREDFDRVHTVNVVGAAMMAKRAAILFMEQNYGNIVNIASTAATKGYEGGTIYSSSKWALKGMTECWRAELRKYNVRVFLINPSEVTTAFGSSSGQEREPQPNKLRGEEIASAIRSVLEMDDRGFVPELSVWATNPW; this comes from the coding sequence ATGAATTTAAAAAATGCAAAGGTGCTGGTTACGGGTGGAAGCAAGGGAATAGGAAAGGCCACGGCAAAAATGCTGGCAGAAGCGGGGGCAAAGGTGGTAATAACGGCCAGGCATGAACAGCCATTAAACGAAGCGGCAAAGGAAATTGGTGCATATCCCATAGTAATGGATATGGCCATACAGGAAGATATTGACCGCAGTTTCGATGAAGCAGTGAGCCACCTGGGAGGACTGGATATTCTTATAAATAACGCAGGAATTGGCGGGCGTGCCAACCTGCAGGAACTGAAACGTGAGGATTTTGACCGGGTTCACACCGTAAATGTAGTGGGAGCAGCGATGATGGCAAAGCGCGCGGCAATTCTGTTTATGGAGCAGAACTATGGCAATATCGTGAACATTGCTTCCACGGCTGCCACGAAAGGCTATGAGGGCGGGACCATTTACAGTTCATCAAAATGGGCGCTGAAGGGAATGACCGAATGCTGGCGTGCAGAACTGCGGAAATACAACGTGCGCGTTTTCCTCATTAATCCCAGCGAGGTGACTACGGCCTTTGGCAGTTCCAGCGGTCAGGAGCGCGAACCTCAGCCCAATAAGCTACGTGGGGAAGAAATTGCCAGCGCCATCCGGTCGGTGCTGGAGATGGATGACCGCGGGTTTGTGCCGGAACTCTCCGTTTGGGCAACCAACCCGTGGTGA
- a CDS encoding T9SS type A sorting domain-containing protein gives MKYIFLFATFIFLATALWAQEDFTYKQSEIMTAKPMGQVNVAAITDDFRPRLYNLEAPVPGSKSYRAWLMEHKKQIGPKLRSIPSDKTLLDKPEATQLRNFEGNLFNLNDPGAPNDNHIAISNEGKIVSVINKSIYVFDTLGNMLQSVSLHAFSDTLGLSNDKYDPRVIYDPNADKFIIMFLHGRTDSTSLIVSAFSQTNDPSGIWNLYTLPGNPVLDTSWSDFPMMGITEDEVFLTINLLKNGLPWQEAFKQTVIWQINMNSGYNNEELQLKHYTGFRYKGTTLRNVCPVQGGSRPMGPGIYFLNNRNFDLVNDTIFMLRLTGTLDDPNTELTVAALRSDVKYGVPPTADQPNNHYFDTNDGRVLDAYEENGLIHFVANTRDMQTQLASIYHGTITLTPPFRLTGRVLSHPYLEFGYPSIAYMGVGLENEALIAFDHTSDTVNPGNSIIYFKDGEYSDAKRMKDGEVFVNIVSGLYERWGDYTGIQRKYNEPGRAWMAANFGKKRSGGLGFQNINGTWISEISVGDKTEVVNPVANIFPTPSPEFFSVKFQMDENARLSFNIYDIRGRLIETLLNQEVSSGENLFTFSTAPLQIGNYILRIEKNGEEFMTERIVVAR, from the coding sequence ATGAAATATATATTCCTCTTTGCAACTTTCATTTTCCTTGCTACAGCATTATGGGCGCAGGAAGATTTTACCTACAAACAATCGGAAATAATGACGGCAAAGCCCATGGGTCAGGTAAATGTGGCGGCTATTACCGATGATTTTCGTCCCAGACTTTACAACCTCGAGGCGCCTGTTCCCGGTTCAAAAAGTTACCGGGCATGGCTGATGGAACACAAAAAACAAATCGGCCCAAAGCTGCGATCGATTCCCTCCGACAAAACACTGCTGGATAAGCCCGAGGCAACTCAACTCCGGAACTTTGAAGGCAACCTCTTTAATTTAAATGATCCCGGTGCTCCGAACGATAACCACATTGCCATTTCCAATGAAGGCAAAATCGTTTCTGTAATTAATAAATCAATTTATGTTTTTGACACACTGGGGAATATGCTCCAAAGCGTTTCGCTGCACGCATTTTCTGATACGCTGGGACTTAGCAATGACAAGTACGATCCGCGGGTAATTTATGATCCCAATGCCGACAAATTCATCATCATGTTCCTGCACGGACGTACCGACTCCACGAGCCTGATAGTATCGGCATTTTCGCAAACCAACGACCCTTCCGGCATCTGGAATTTATACACACTGCCGGGCAATCCTGTGCTGGACACGAGCTGGTCAGACTTTCCGATGATGGGCATTACCGAGGATGAAGTATTCCTGACCATCAACCTGCTGAAGAATGGACTTCCCTGGCAGGAAGCTTTTAAGCAAACGGTCATCTGGCAAATCAACATGAACAGTGGATATAACAACGAGGAACTGCAACTTAAACACTATACCGGATTCCGCTATAAGGGTACTACCCTGCGCAATGTCTGCCCGGTGCAGGGCGGCTCCCGTCCAATGGGACCGGGCATTTATTTTCTTAACAACCGGAATTTTGACCTGGTCAATGACACCATATTTATGCTGCGCCTCACCGGAACCCTGGACGACCCCAACACAGAACTTACCGTGGCAGCTTTGCGATCGGACGTAAAATATGGCGTCCCTCCTACTGCTGACCAGCCGAACAATCACTATTTCGATACAAATGACGGACGCGTTCTGGATGCTTATGAAGAAAATGGCCTTATCCATTTTGTGGCAAATACCAGGGATATGCAAACGCAGCTTGCCTCTATTTATCACGGAACCATAACCCTGACCCCGCCATTCAGACTCACCGGCCGCGTATTAAGCCATCCCTATCTGGAGTTCGGATATCCTTCTATAGCCTACATGGGCGTAGGATTGGAGAATGAAGCGCTCATAGCTTTTGATCACACATCGGATACCGTTAATCCGGGCAATTCTATTATCTACTTCAAGGATGGAGAATATTCAGATGCCAAACGAATGAAGGATGGTGAGGTATTCGTAAATATCGTCAGCGGCCTTTATGAGCGATGGGGTGACTATACCGGGATTCAACGCAAGTATAATGAGCCGGGCAGGGCCTGGATGGCCGCCAACTTTGGCAAAAAAAGAAGCGGAGGGTTAGGTTTTCAAAATATAAATGGCACCTGGATATCAGAGATCTCTGTGGGCGACAAAACCGAAGTGGTAAATCCTGTGGCCAACATCTTCCCCACACCTTCACCGGAATTTTTCAGTGTGAAATTTCAAATGGACGAAAATGCCAGGCTCTCATTTAACATCTACGATATCCGTGGCAGACTTATAGAGACATTATTAAATCAGGAAGTATCGAGCGGTGAAAATCTCTTTACTTTCTCAACCGCCCCGCTGCAAATCGGAAATTATATTCTCCGCATAGAAAAAAATGGTGAAGAATTCATGACCGAACGTATTGTCGTAGCAAGATAA
- a CDS encoding T9SS type A sorting domain-containing protein has product MISANLQGLIRVTSILIFCLAFTGSGYSQNILWEKNYGGSSSENIKFIQQTPDGGYIAAGESASNDIDVSRNYGSNDYWVVKLDSSLTIEWEQNYGGSNNDIVGSLTQSSDGGYVIAGESRSSSHDVSGNFGFSDYWVIKIDSSGSIQWEQNYGGSFFDHAADIQLTNDGGYVVAGNSRSSSDDVSNNYGNRDYWVVKLDSVGGIDWEQNYGGSGEDHAESIIQAIDGGYVVAGWTSSSDTNVSANYGQTDYWIAKLDSSGNLEWEQNYGGSQSEIAYEIRQTMDGGYIMAGHSISSDNDVSGNHGNFDYWVVKISDSGIIEWEQNYGGFDIDNLHSVAQSADGGYILAGRSSSNSNDVSGNYGGSDIWIVKLDDAGSIQWEKNYGGSDDDEAYSIQQTIEGNYIVAGRSRSDDFDVSGNNGTRDIWVFILEDTTTGCTIDTSVSQNNNMLTANASGATYQWVDCELDYNPITGENNQSFTAPANGEYAVIITDSTCTDTSACFTITGVGIEDGANSLGITVYPNPTEGKITVDHNAEQGQVEIRITNSLGQVVSENIFVSPGIYDIELAGQSGIYFIHISNEKSERTTIKVFKQ; this is encoded by the coding sequence ATGATTAGTGCAAATCTACAGGGACTAATTAGGGTAACATCAATTTTAATTTTTTGCCTGGCTTTTACTGGTTCAGGCTACTCTCAAAACATACTGTGGGAGAAAAATTATGGGGGTAGCTCTTCCGAAAATATCAAGTTCATACAACAGACACCGGATGGCGGATACATTGCAGCAGGGGAATCTGCATCCAACGATATAGATGTTTCAAGGAATTATGGTTCGAATGATTATTGGGTAGTGAAGCTCGACAGCTCCCTGACCATCGAATGGGAACAAAATTACGGTGGTAGCAACAATGATATCGTTGGTTCGTTGACGCAATCCAGTGATGGAGGTTATGTAATTGCCGGGGAATCAAGGTCTAGTAGCCATGATGTTTCAGGGAATTTTGGATTTTCAGACTATTGGGTCATAAAAATCGACTCCTCGGGATCCATTCAATGGGAGCAAAACTACGGAGGCAGTTTTTTTGATCACGCGGCCGATATACAATTAACTAATGACGGAGGCTATGTGGTAGCAGGTAATTCCAGGTCCTCCTCAGACGATGTCTCAAATAATTACGGAAACAGGGACTATTGGGTCGTAAAATTGGATAGCGTTGGGGGCATTGACTGGGAGCAAAATTATGGAGGCAGTGGGGAAGACCATGCAGAATCTATCATTCAGGCTATTGACGGAGGCTATGTAGTGGCTGGATGGACTTCGTCCAGTGATACAAATGTTTCGGCAAACTACGGACAAACTGATTATTGGATCGCAAAGCTGGATAGTTCAGGGAATCTGGAATGGGAGCAGAACTACGGGGGCAGTCAATCCGAAATTGCTTACGAAATCCGTCAAACGATGGACGGAGGCTATATAATGGCTGGACATTCAATATCATCCGATAATGATGTTTCGGGAAACCACGGGAATTTTGATTATTGGGTAGTGAAAATAAGTGACTCGGGAATTATTGAATGGGAGCAAAATTATGGGGGATTTGATATAGATAATCTTCATTCGGTTGCGCAGTCAGCAGATGGAGGTTATATATTGGCCGGGCGTTCTTCTTCCAATAGTAATGATGTTTCCGGAAATTACGGGGGCAGCGATATTTGGATCGTTAAACTGGATGATGCCGGCTCCATCCAATGGGAAAAGAATTATGGTGGATCTGATGATGATGAAGCCTATTCAATTCAGCAAACAATAGAAGGGAATTATATAGTTGCAGGAAGGTCCAGGTCCGATGACTTTGACGTATCAGGGAATAATGGTACCAGGGATATATGGGTATTCATTCTGGAAGATACAACAACCGGTTGTACCATAGATACTTCCGTAAGCCAGAATAACAATATGCTTACAGCAAATGCATCCGGAGCAACATATCAGTGGGTGGATTGCGAGCTGGACTATAATCCTATCACCGGAGAAAATAATCAATCCTTTACGGCTCCTGCAAATGGGGAATATGCAGTAATAATAACTGATAGCACATGTACCGATACTTCCGCATGCTTTACCATAACCGGGGTAGGTATTGAAGATGGCGCCAACTCCCTGGGAATAACAGTTTATCCAAACCCTACCGAGGGTAAGATCACCGTAGATCATAACGCTGAACAAGGTCAGGTGGAAATCAGGATAACGAATTCTTTGGGTCAGGTTGTCAGTGAAAATATATTCGTGAGCCCCGGTATATATGATATCGAATTAGCAGGACAAAGTGGAATATATTTCATTCATATTTCAAATGAAAAAAGTGAGAGAACAACAATAAAGGTTTTTAAGCAGTAA